Proteins from one Toxotes jaculatrix isolate fToxJac2 chromosome 13, fToxJac2.pri, whole genome shotgun sequence genomic window:
- the LOC121191968 gene encoding transcription and mRNA export factor ENY2-2-like, with amino-acid sequence MSKESQMRAAINQKLIEMGERERLKELLRAKLVECGWKDQLKAHCKDVIREKGLEHVTVEDLVTEVTPKGRALVPDSVKKELLQRIRAFLAQHATL; translated from the exons ATGAGCAAAGAGTCCCAAATGAGGGCTGCAATAAACCAGAAGCTGATAGAAATGGGGGAGCGGGAGCG GTTGAAAGAGTTGCTCAGGGCAAAGCTGGTGGAGTGTGGATGGAAGGATCAGCTGAAAGCACACTGCAAAG ATGTGATCAGAGAAAAGGGCCTGGAGCACGTAACGGTAGAGGACCTGGTCACAGAAGTCACACCAAAAGGCAGAG cgCTGGTACCAGACAGTGTGAAGAAAGAGCTCCTGCAGAGAATCAGAGCTTTTCTAGCTCAACACGCAACCTTGTGA